From Phragmites australis chromosome 5, lpPhrAust1.1, whole genome shotgun sequence, a single genomic window includes:
- the LOC133919128 gene encoding probable protein phosphatase 2C 15, producing MSSRSSVSVGSGGGSSARGAGAGGAALPLAVLLRREVVSERTVAERPELHTGLFSQAKKGEDFTFLKPECERLPGVPSSSFSAFGLFDGHNGNGAAIYTKENLLNNILSAVPAELNREDWLAALPRASVAAFVKTDKDFQTKARSSGTTVTFVIIDGLVVTVASVGDSRCVLEAEGSIYHLSSDHRFDASKEEVDRVTESGGDVGRLNVVGGAEIGPLRCWPGGLCLSRSIGDQDVGEFIVPVPLVKQVKLSTAGGRLIIASDGVWDALSAEAAFNCSRELSPEPAAEQIVKTAVQSKGLRDDTTCIVVDIIAEKSNPSVPVPKKQPGIGVFKNMFRKKTSSDSSSHADREYMDPDIVEETFEDGCALLSKRLDSEYPVRNMFKLFICAICQVELKPNQGISVHEDSSQPGSLRRWDGPFLCQSCQEKKEAMEGKRRSRDSSSRNSGSSE from the exons ATGTCTTCGCGGTCGTCGGTGTCCGTGGGCAGTGGCGGCGGGAGCAGCGCGCGGGGAgccggcgcgggcggcgctgcGCTGCCGCTGGCCGTGCTGCTGCGTCGGGAGGTGGTCAGCGAGCGCACCGTGGCGGAGCGGCCGGAGCTGCATACGGGGCTCTTCAGCCAGGCCAAGAAGGGCGAGGACTTCACCTTTCTCAAGCCCGAATGCGAGCGCCTCCCCGGCGTCCCGTCCTCATCCTTCTCCGCCTTCGGC CTGTTTGATGGGCATAATGGGAACGGAGCCGCAATTTATACCAAGGAGAATCTCTTGAACAACATCTTGAGCGCAGTCCCTGCTGAGCTCAACAGGGAAGACTGGCTTGCTGCGCTTCCAAGAGCGTCGGTTGCAGCATTCGTCAAAACTGATAAAGATTTCCAGACCAAAG CACGTTCTTCAGGGACAACTGTGACGTTTGTCATAATAGATGGATTGGTTGTTACTGTTGCTTCAGTTGGCGATTCCCGTTGTGTGCTAGAAGCTGAAGGTTCAATTTATCATTTATCTTCTGATCATCGATTTGATGCAAGTAAAGAGGA GGTTGATCGTGTAACAGAAAGTGGAGGTGATGTTGGAAGGCTAAATGTTGTTGGTGGTGCCGAG ATTGGCCCCCTTAGGTGTTGGCCTGGAGGTTTATGCCTATCAAGGTCAATTGGAGATCAAGATGTTGGTGAATTTATCGTTCCAGTTCCCCTCGTCAAGCAAGTAAAG CTATCTACTGCGGGAGGCCGACTTATTATTGCAAGTGATGGTGTTTGGGATGCCTTGTCTGCAGAAGCAGCTTTTAACTGTTCACGGGAACTTTCTCCAGAGCCTGCAGCTGAACAAATTGTTAAA ACAGCTGTGCAATCAAAAGGACTGAGGGATGATACCACCTGTATTGTTGTTGATATAATAGCAGAAAAATCCAACCCTTCCGTGCCAGTTCCTAAAAAGCAACCGGGAATTGGTGTCTTCAAAAATATGTTCCGTAAGAAAACATCATCCGACTCATCGTCCCATGCGGATAGAGAATATATGGACCCAGACATTGTGGAGGAAACATTTGAGGATGGGTGTGCGCTTCTTTCTAAACG GCTGGATTCTGAATATCCTGTTCGAAATATGTTCAAGCTCTTCATATGTGCCATTTGTCAAGTAGAGTTAAAGCCAAACCAAGGGATATCTGTACATGAAGATTCATCACAACCTGGGAGCTTGCGTCGCTGGGATGGTCCGTTCCTTTGCCAGAGCTGTcaggaaaagaaagaagcaaTGGAGGGAAAGCGTCGTTCACGAG attcttcatcaagaaacagTGGGTCAAGCGAATAG